A genomic region of Anopheles coustani chromosome 3, idAnoCousDA_361_x.2, whole genome shotgun sequence contains the following coding sequences:
- the LOC131262380 gene encoding uncharacterized protein LOC131262380, which translates to MLSPMDSTVNSSGVGAGSTSPGSAEYRKKRIKNVQKLELVRLMKANFLFIRGKHAVARCEKSRGDVWKMITARLNNLGPPVQSAEAWQRRWNDMRSATKSKMAKIQNYIREHGDECPYKLNLVERLIWDTFSVKPEEYIKDLNMKLWREKHQLGLGQPSPMMAIDSESGSSADVSLVHGFEPTGRSSNALESITSSAASSPWQDSMSFATGPMSNQTCSRVDANQPMEPINPSLPGCSVNQDSFYPQSTSGMSYGTYLGVSANTQTSTLGRNTNEAGQWHNSVSSSELRVDGAATQSKTSVPPDMVSANKVLRDLNKLFDLVLRQNEEILNLLRQSCSEN; encoded by the exons ATGTTGTCACCGATGGACTCGACGGTGAACAGCAGTGGGGTCGGTGCCGGCAGCACCAGCCCCGGCAGTGCCGAGTATCGTAAGAAGCGCATAAAGAACGTCCAGAAGCTCGAGCTGGTGCGGCTGATGAAGGCCAACTTCCTGTTTATTCGCGGCAAGCACGCGGTGGCGCGCTGCGAGAAGAGCCGAGGGGATGTCTGGAAGATGATTACGGCACGGCTAAACAACCTGGGACCCCCGGTACAGTCGGCGGAAGCGTGGCAGCGG CGGTGGAACGATATGCGCTCGGCGACCAAAAGCAAGATGGCCAAGATCCAGAACTACATCCGCGAGCACGGCGACGAGTGCCCGTACAAGCTGAACCTGGTGGAGCGGCTCATCTGGGACACGTTCAGCGTCAAGCCGGAGGAGTACATAAAGGATCTGAATATGAAGTTGTGGCGCGAGAAACATCAGCTGGGGCTCGGTCAACCTTCCCCTATGATGGCGATCGATAGTGAATCGGGAAGCTCGGCGGACGTGTCTCTTGTGCATGGGTTTGAGCCGACGGGCAGGAGTAGCAACGCCTTGGAGTCCATCACGAGCAGCGCGGCCAGCTCCCCGTGGCAAGATTCGATGTCGTTCGCAACGGGACCCATGTCGAATCAGACCTGCTCGAGGGTGGACGCTAATCAACCGATGGAACCGATCAATCCATCGCTCCCAGGCTGTAGTGTCAACCAGGACAGCTTTTACCCTCAATCTACATCCGGAATGAGTTACGGCACGTACCTGGGAGTGAGTGCCAATACCCAAACGTCCACGCTCGGCCGAAATACGAACGAGGCTGGCCAGTGGCATAATTCCGTCTCTTCTTCAGAATTACGGGTGGATGGTGCTGCGACCCAGAGCAAG ACGTCCGTGCCACCGGATATGGTGTCCGCAAATAAAGTGTTGCGAGATTTGAACAAACTGTTCGACTTGGTCCTGAGgcaaaatgaagaaattttGAATCTTTTACGCCAATCGTGTAGTGAAAATTGA
- the LOC131262371 gene encoding uncharacterized protein LOC131262371, translated as MASWQAGGEDYGGGAYGYQPYGGISASSHGSLTDGTPRMHPSYETQQQLQQQQQQQHVAWSGPETGSSEIPLLNDDHEKAILSDLCDQAVGESTPLSTFSYISEYICSNNIDIWPGETPGMGCGVPSALGNSTGDPKISDDQRSSAAMSSCMHQQLFTRCKSVLESIIARNEQILELLRQRQHQQQGACKPRRQ; from the exons ATGGCGAGCTGGCAGGCCGGTGGTGAAGattatggtggtggtgcttaCGGTTACCAACCCTACGGTGGAATTTCGGCCTCGTCTCACGGTTCACTCACGGACGGAACGCCACGGATGCATCCGTCGTACGAAACCCAGCAACAgcttcagcaacagcagcaacaacagcacgtGGCCTGGAGCGGGCCCGAGACGGGTAGTTCCGAAATTCCGCTCCTGAACGACGACCACGAGAAGGCGATCCTCAGCGACCTGTGCGATCAGGCCGTCGGCGAGAGTACGCCACTGTCCACGTTCAGCTACATCAGCGAGTACATCTGCTCGAACAACATCGACATTTGGCCAGGCGAGACGCCCGGGATGGGCTGTGGTGTGCCGTCGGCGTTAGGCAACTCCACCGGCGATCCGAAAATATCCGACGATCAG CGATCGTCGGCAGCGATGTCGAGTTGCATGCACCAGCAGTTGTTTACCCGTTGCAAGAGTGTCCTCGAGTCGATCATCGCCCGGAACGAGCAGATACTGGAGCTGCTGCGTCAGAgacagcatcagcaacaggGTGCGTGCAAACCAAGGCGACAGTAG